TCAGAATATACAGGGCTTAACTATTCATGAGTTATCAAATTAAGAGTCAAAAGACACTTAGCAAAATAATTAGTAATATATTATTCTAGCGTGAAAAATGCAAATTAGAGTTTCTCCTATTTCATAGAAGAATTGGAATTTCAGTGGCAAGGACTCAAAGTCTCAATCTAAGAGAAAAATTCCTTCGAGCTTCCGACTCCAACACTATTAGGTTAAACTATCGCCATTTTGATCAATCTAAATTCTAATACAGTAGTCTACTTATCCCAAGTGCCAAGCCCACCACTAAATCCTACAAAGGATCCGAccaaatttttgttaattttaaaatcaaatgaaatGGTGAATGAagttttaaatgaaaataatcCTTTGTGGGGAATTTTCAACGAAATTCACCCATGGTATTGTGGAGAATTACTAGATGATAGACTAGTGTGGTTAGAATGCTATGGTATACCACCATTACTGTGGTGTAAGGAGAATTTAAAAACAATTGGTGAGAAGTGAGGTGATATGGtctattttgataaaaatacAGAAAGAAAAACTCATGTGTGGCTAAAATGCTTATACACACAAAGACAACAAAATGCGATTTTCGGAAGAATATTATTACAGACTGAGAGCTGAGGGTAGTTGGTTTATCTTGTGGGTAAAGGATAGTAATGGTTTTTGTATCTCATCACACAAAACTAAAAACAAGTCTGCTCTTGAGAGCCCACTGAACCAAACACTGAGTAAGGTTAGCGAGTCATGGGTGGAGGGGAAAACAAACAAACTGAAAAGTGGTGAATGTAGTAGTGGCTATGAAGATTACAATATGGGGAACATGAGGTTAAATGAGAATGATAAAGGGATGAACGAGCTGCAAACATACATGAGGTGGAAGAGACACCACCACCGTCCGATGGCAAGTGTTGGATACTGGATAAGCAGGATACACTCCAACTGAACAAAACCGCACAGATTGTTGATGCAAATGCTAGCTGGGTGGATTTGATAAACCCAGCTATGGAATCGGTCGTAAATACACAGGAGGTTAGCAAGACTGAGACAACACCAgtaatcaaggaaaaaaaaaagagcaaaaagaaaaagttacTAACCACTATAATGAACACAAACAACCCTCAAATAGTTTAGAGAAAGCAGCGGAGACTTGGAGTCTAGCAAAATTCCTTGGTGCTAAATGTGATAATGAAGAAGGGGTTGTCTCAGAACTAAGAAGATCAAAGCGGCTTTTACTCATGGATgaagaaaatcaatgaagtttaCAATTCTGAACAGTTGGGTTGGCGTGATCATATTTTCATGAATTTTATGTGCTGAAATGTAAAGAGGTATTGGTCGAGGTGAAAAGAGCAGTGCAATAAATAAACTTGTGACGAAAAACAAGATAGGTGTTTTAGGTGTGAAATGAGCTCTTCTTTCTTGTGAATGATAGATGCTGCAGTAGTATGAATGAAGCAGCAACTGTGCTACTTTTTCTTTGGATCGTTGAAGCAGAGAATTGTACTTGTGCATTTGCTGCTGtagtttttgttttcattaGGTTGTGATCAGTGCTGGTGGAGATGTTGATGTTATGTCAGCTATTATGAGCAGAGTATTGATGGACCTATGGGGTATGAAGATACGTCTCACTGATGGTAATACAAATAGGCAACACAATGAAACAAAGTGGAAGCTGACCAAAGAACATTATGGTATTCTACTACATGGGCAACGAATAAAAGCAATAATGAAGAAATTGAGGAACTCTTTTAATACTTGTGTCATTTGTACTTAAGTGGGAGTGGTGGGAGTTGGATATATCGGAGTTTTGCAATCAgaatggtgtgtaaggtgtgtTTAGGTGTAAAGGAGCAGCAATATTTGACATGGAGTATGCACGATGGATAGAAGATTATCACAGGCACATTTCAGAACTAAGAACAGCATTACAAACACATTTATCAGATGCAGATCTTAGGATTATAGCAAATGGTTCTGTccatcattaaaataaaatcttttgtcTCAAAAATGTCGCTGCCAAGACCAATATTTTTCACCTTATCACCACCTATTCACCGGAATGTGGACTACTCCAGCAGAGTTGTTTCCTATGGATGGGTGGATTCAGACACTCTGAACTCATCAAGATGTTAATAGCACAATTAGACCCATTTACGGAGCAGCAACTGACGGGGATATACAATCAACAGCAAACATCACAGCAGGCAGAAGAGGCATTAAGTCAAGGTCTAGAACAGCTAAAACAGTCATTGGTGGATACAATTGCCACTAGTATTGTTACTGATGGCATGCATCAGATGATGATTGCTTTGGGCAAGCTTTCTAATCTTGAAGGCTTTATTCGCCAGGTTTTTGAAGtataaaagtagttcaaaagcaTACAGTACCTATGTTTTTGTTTAAATACTCGTGTGTCATTTGTACTTGGTGGCAGTCAATGGGAGTTGTATATATAGGAGATTTGTACACTAAGTATGATGTGTAATGTGTGTTTAGGTCTAAAGGGGAGTAAGGTGTAAAATGGTTAGAACATACTAGAAAGGAGTAGTATACTAGATGTAATTGGTGTTGTATGCATAGACCACTCCTATGCTTTTCTCTTGAGTGGAATGTTTCTTGGGTTCCTCTTCCAATGGCTTTTTCCCCTAGCGGGGTTTTTATGCCGGCATTTTGGACCCCAAGTTTCAATGttacattaataatatttccaattttcaaataaaaaaaaataacccaCTAAATTCTACTAAAAGTGATCTCAGCCAACTCGCGAAACAGAACCTACGGCTGCAACCAATTTAAACTTCACTTTCAACCTGGAAAGTAGCACTTGACTTAATTATCAATATAAGTGACATAGGTCTGTGTATGAACAAATTATTATTGTGGTCTCATAGCCATATTGCTATATGAACCTTTTAATGAATATCAAATGCAAAAAGGGCAGGACATGGAAACCTTATCAGGTAAATTAAGTGAAGTTCTATTCAAACAAACATTAACTTTTACCTATCCACTAGCTTACAGAATGACAACTGTAATGTAATTCAAATTAGAAAATGTGATCTTCGCTATAGAACTTTCAAAATTGACAAATGTAAGGGTACATGTTTACATGATATAGATAATTCACAGTACTAAATGAACTCCAAAACACCTACTCCTATGCTAACCTCTTCTTGGTCTTGTATGTAAGAATTCTCCCTTTCTTTTTAAATTGAACTTGTAACAACCGCTTAAAAGGAAACCTAATAACTTGGCCAGTAACCCAGCGCTTTATCTTACGGTTACCTGCATTATATTGCATGACAACGGTCAGCAAAGGTTATTAAAGTGCTTATTAATGGGAcattagaaaaataaagcaacatCAGTAAATTACCTAATCTTTGTTCACCCAAAGATTGATCCTCAAATTTACCAATCTCTTGTACTTGGTTACTACATTTTGTCATCATTGTATCAGAAAGCATGGATTTGGCAACTAAAGGACCATGGCTatctgttccctttagcagTGGTTCCACCAGCATCATAGTATTGGCATGTATAAGTTCTTTTGTATCGGTTTTGACTTCAATTTTTTCTACATTCTGCTCTTTCATTCCTTCCACCATTCCATCATTACTATTCTTCTCAATAGAAAAAACCAAGTTCATCACATTTTCAGTATGCATGGTAGATTTTTTATCAGCTACAAGATCTTCCTTTAGTTCTTGTAGACTGACACCCAAAGAAAGATTAGGAAAGATTGATGAATCTGATTGATCACAAAATTGCATTTCAGTTGATATCTCAGCATCTTCCCCATCCAATACACCAGACAATAGCTTTGGAATATCAGTATGTATCACATAACAGTTGCGATCCTCAGAATTTTTTAGGACTTCATTTACTAAACCAGAAATAGGTCCCTTAACCGATCCATTATCTTCAGAGGCTAATTCCTTCAAACTATCACAAGACAACACATTATTTGCACCAATACTAACATGATTCTGAAACTCAACTTCACATAATCTAGCTGGTGACGACGCATTCTCCAACACATCCATGTTCGTCAACTCCTGCAGGGGCTTTGCGGAAAAAACACTAAAATCCTCAACATTATCGGATGCCAACGGAGACACAGTGAGAACTGCCCTTAAAGAATCTTCACCTGACTTGCCCTGTTGATCCATTAGACCTCTGCACAAAAAAGTAATATCATCCTGAGGCTTGCTCGTCCTTTTCGGCAACTCAATATCCTTGGAACTTGAAAAAATGTTTGTAGAATTACCAGAAACATGTAATTTTCCCTCAGTTCTAGAAGCTACTTGATTTACTTGTAAACCATGTATTTGTGCACCATCAACTtggctaataacatcaataCCCTGAACAGATTGGGGAACTTTCGCTGACTGAGCAAATGCCTTTTCCATATCATCTAAAAGCAAATCACCTTCACCACTAGATAATGGATCCCAATCCATATCATCAACTATCCAGGGTGCCTTGGGATCAGTTTGTGTTCCAGGTGGCATCTCTTCAATTCTGATTGCTTCTTTGTAAAACTGTTTTTTCCTTAAAGCATTGGCTATGAGCAATCTGTGCAAACACCAAAATCAAACATTTAAGGGTGAGAACAGATTATGTTATTCACTCCCCCCATAGGTTACCTAAGAAGTGAGGAAAGAAAGATGAGCATAGGTTCCATAAGGAAAGCAAACCTGCAGTTCTTCGATATTGTAGCTTTTGCAAAATCGTTTGAAAGCCCAATCAAAGACACTAGATTAGCTACATCGTTTGGACCTCTGAGCTCAAGCACAGAAGGAGCAGAACTAGATACAATCAAATTCTTGCCTCGAGTCCACTCGACCAACAACTGATGTGAAGATGTTGCACATGTCAGACACAGACACACCAATCAGTACATGACATGCTCCACTGCTAGACAACCTCCCCCCACCAAAATAAGCATgcagaaagaaaaataaacaaaaaataatcaataatcgtaTTAGTACTGCACTGAAACAAtgaattgaattttcaataaatGCTTCACACCCTCCCCCCCGGCTACTGCTCAGTTGCAGAGTTAGACCAATCAAGCTCTCACACAAAACGTTCAAAAGTTGAAACTAAAAAGAAACAACTTGTTATACAGAATTGCAAATTTGATTCATAGTTTTCTATGCAGTACCAATCTGATTATTGTAACACTAAATATACAAATTAACTTGTTTCTTTGCAGGAAAAGTGAGCAAATATACAATCCAACAACTTGTTAACGTTCTAGATATTGTCACCAATTTAGTAATCAATTCCAATGCTAATGAAacatatataaatcaaaaaaatacgGACGATTCTCATACCTTAGCATTCGCAATCATTTGCCGTCTCACTTGAACATCTAGCAAAAGACTCGAGTACATAATCTCAAAGTAAACTCCTCGCTGTACATTCAAAGTCATTCTCCACTTCAATCAAAAAGAAGtaacaaataatcaaaaataaaatggaaaagcatcaaaattttaaaaaaatccaacCGCTATAGCAGCTTTAACCATAGGAAGCTTCATGCGAAACGGCAGCTTCTGAGAAAAATCAATCGAAATCAAATCAACCTGTACACACAAGCAAAATTATCACTCATCATTATAAAAAACCACAAACTTttccataaaaataatttcaataaaGGGGAGATAAAATCAAAAACCTGCGACGATTGACAAGCAATATCAAACAAATTTTGATTCAAAGGCTTAACAGCGACCAAATCATAAGTCTTGAGAATCGGATTACCAGAATTCAACGCCGAAGCTTGAGCAGAGGTTTCAACCGACATTGTTAAACGAGTATACTGTCGAAACGAGGATTTTTCGGCAACGCCAAGTAGACGACGATGAAATGAAACAGTTGAAGAGAGATAAGGAGAATGATggagaagagaagagagagGAAATGGAGAAATTGTACAACGATCAGATTCGGACATTATACCTTTAATGGAACGATTGTACGCGATTCCAGAATACCCTAATTCCATTGCTTTGACGATTAATTTAAGACGAGTTTGCTTTTTAGAGGATTTTTCTGGGATTGATTTATCGGATTCTAGGTATGGAATGTTGAGATCGAAGAATTGCATTTTGTCGTTTTGAGATTTGCTGAGAGAGAACAAATGGCGGAATTTACGGTTTGTTGATTTGATACagaggtttagggtttaaggatGAAGACGAAGATGAAAATGAGAGTGACAGCTGACAAGTCGGCAAGTCGCTTAacgaaaaattgaaaaaataaacttattaatattatcaattgaaaaattaCGTAGAATAatcaacttttttatgattttttctataataatttcatCTATTAATACACTATAAATGACCTATTAATCTGCTATAATAGGTAATTTACTAGAAAAGtcagaaatttttttaacattgtttaatatttttttcaatattttattttaatttatctttttttttaaataaaatttgctataACAAGTTAACAGGTTACTTAAGTTTACTTTAAGCAAATACTCTCTAAAGTTGGAATTAATCATGATTAATcgataggtgagattattgtagaaaaatcatgattagattggattattttaagtaatattTCCAAAAAAAGAATCTTTGTACCAAAGTTGAGATCAAGTatattcgttgttactaatagtGAACATAAAATTGATCCAAAATTTTTATTCGTTACTAATAACGAACAAAAAGGAGAAAGTGTAATAGTAATGgtaggaaaaaaattaaagcaTGTTCACTATTACCTTCGTTCCAATTACTTGCAGTTGCAACGTTTGCTTTTTCACGCAGTTCAATGCATTAATTCAATCCtcaatatttcaaattatatataataaaaattataaaaattagattttgataatctttatattgagacgaatcacaAGATATTTTGACATATAGATTAAACATTAATCACAAACTAAGGATAAACTAaaaatgatgaataaatagtgcaATATTCTTAATGTTATAAGTAATTCGGAACAGAGGGAGTAACAGCGAACCAAcatgctttatttattttttattacttacaCCTTTATCATTATTTCTATCATAtgttatatcaaatattaatctatttttataatttaactagtatagaaactcgtacAATGCACGAAGTAGTTAATATAAAGTATGTATAAATATGagttttaggaaaaattacctagatgATCCAATCTTTCATTgtttttcatacaataatctcaacttttgattaatcatgaatga
The Amaranthus tricolor cultivar Red isolate AtriRed21 chromosome 11, ASM2621246v1, whole genome shotgun sequence DNA segment above includes these coding regions:
- the LOC130827507 gene encoding uncharacterized protein LOC130827507 isoform X2 is translated as MSVETSAQASALNSGNPILKTYDLVAVKPLNQNLFDIACQSSQVDLISIDFSQKLPFRMKLPMVKAAIARGVYFEIMYSSLLLDVQVRRQMIANAKLLVEWTRGKNLIVSSSAPSVLELRGPNDVANLVSLIGLSNDFAKATISKNCRLLIANALRKKQFYKEAIRIEEMPPGTQTDPKAPWIVDDMDWDPLSSGEGDLLLDDMEKAFAQSAKVPQSVQGIDVISQVDGAQIHGLQVNQVASRTEGKLHVSGNSTNIFSSSKDIELPKRTSKPQDDITFLCRGLMDQQGKSGEDSLRAVLTVSPLASDNVEDFSVFSAKPLQELTNMDVLENASSPARLCEVEFQNHVSIGANNVLSCDSLKELASEDNGSVKGPISGLVNEVLKNSEDRNCYVIHTDIPKLLSGVLDGEDAEISTEMQFCDQSDSSIFPNLSLGVSLQELKEDLVADKKSTMHTENVMNLVFSIEKNSNDGMVEGMKEQNVEKIEVKTDTKELIHANTMMLVEPLLKGTDSHGPLVAKSMLSDTMMTKCSNQVQEIGKFEDQSLGEQRLGNRKIKRWVTGQVIRFPFKRLLQVQFKKKGRILTYKTKKRFAAIKSG
- the LOC130827507 gene encoding protein GAMETOPHYTE DEFECTIVE 1 isoform X1, whose translation is MQFFDLNIPYLESDKSIPEKSSKKQTRLKLIVKAMELGYSGIAYNRSIKGIMSESDRCTISPFPLSSLLHHSPYLSSTVSFHRRLLGVAEKSSFRQYTRLTMSVETSAQASALNSGNPILKTYDLVAVKPLNQNLFDIACQSSQVDLISIDFSQKLPFRMKLPMVKAAIARGVYFEIMYSSLLLDVQVRRQMIANAKLLVEWTRGKNLIVSSSAPSVLELRGPNDVANLVSLIGLSNDFAKATISKNCRLLIANALRKKQFYKEAIRIEEMPPGTQTDPKAPWIVDDMDWDPLSSGEGDLLLDDMEKAFAQSAKVPQSVQGIDVISQVDGAQIHGLQVNQVASRTEGKLHVSGNSTNIFSSSKDIELPKRTSKPQDDITFLCRGLMDQQGKSGEDSLRAVLTVSPLASDNVEDFSVFSAKPLQELTNMDVLENASSPARLCEVEFQNHVSIGANNVLSCDSLKELASEDNGSVKGPISGLVNEVLKNSEDRNCYVIHTDIPKLLSGVLDGEDAEISTEMQFCDQSDSSIFPNLSLGVSLQELKEDLVADKKSTMHTENVMNLVFSIEKNSNDGMVEGMKEQNVEKIEVKTDTKELIHANTMMLVEPLLKGTDSHGPLVAKSMLSDTMMTKCSNQVQEIGKFEDQSLGEQRLGNRKIKRWVTGQVIRFPFKRLLQVQFKKKGRILTYKTKKRFAAIKSG